CAGCAACAGCACTGCGCCTTGCTGGGCGATCAGCGGATCACTGACCTGACTCCCCGCCAGCCAACTCACTAGTTGGCTTTGCCCGGCATCCAAGGGAAGGCGCCCGGCGTTGTCGAGCAAGCGCCGACTGGCATCGGCGTGATCGCCAAGGGACTGAGAAACCCATTGGTCGCTCGGCACATCCAGCACCAGACAACGACTGCCATGGGCGCTGTCGCAGGCATGATGCGCGCCCGATGGCACCACCACGAAACTCTGCTGCACTACCTGACTGCCATGCCCCTCGACCTCGAAATCCAGCGCGCCTGACAGCCCGAACACCAATTGCGCGTGGTCGTGGCTATGGACGATCAGGTCGTGGGTGTACTGGCGTAGCGTGAGGATCGGTCTCATCGCAGGTCTCCTGGGCAGGTCGCCAGTCTACACCGGGTGCAGCCAGACTCGCGCTGTCACAAGACTGACTTGCCACTGTCATGGGCAATTCACCCGACCGGCGCAAGCTTGCCAAAACTTGTCCTGAGGGTTGCCCATGACCAGCGCCGAGCTCGCCAAACCCAGCCGTAAGCAACGTGTGCGGACCTTGTGGATTTCCGATGTGCATTTGGGCACCCGAGACTGTCAGGCCGAACATCTGTCGCAGTTCCTCAAGGGCTACCACGCCGACAAGATTTACCTAGTCGGTGACATCATCGATGGCTGGAAACTGCGCAGCGGCATGTATTGGCCGCAAGCGCACACCAATGTGATTCGTCGTTTGCTGACCATGAGCAAGCGCGGCACGGAAGTGATCTATGTCACCGGCAACCATGACGAATTCCTGCGCCGTTATTCGAAGCTGATGCTGGGCAATATCCAACTGGTGGACGAAGCCGTTCACGTGACCGCCGATGGTCGTCATCTGCTGGTGATTCACGGCGACCAGTTCGACGTGATCACCCGCTACCACCGCTGGCTGGCGTTTCTCGGCGATTCGGCCTACGAATTCACCCTGACGCTCAACCGCTGGCTCAACCATTGGCGTGCCCGTTATGGCTATGGCTATTGGTCGCTGTCGGCGTATCTCAAGCATAAGGTCAAGACTGCCGTCAGCTTCATCAGCGATTTTGAAGAAGCCATCGCCCACGAGTGCGTCAAACGCGAATTGCACGGGGTGGTGTGCGGGCACATTCACCATGCCGAGATTCGCAAGGTTGGCGAGGTGGATTACCTCAATTGCGGGGATTGGGTGGAGTCATGTACGGCGCTGATCGAGCATTGGGACGGCTCGATCGAGCTGTATCGATTGGCCGATGCCCAGGCACGGGAGGCAGAATTGAAGGCCATTAAAGTCGTGGAGCCGGCTTGAAAATCAGGTGTGTTGGCTGACCGTATCGCGGCATGGGGATCTACACATTTCTTGAACTACAGAGATTTACTCTTGGGTCTTGGGTCTTGGGTCTTGGTGTTGGGTGTACATATCCGTTTCTGCGGTAACGGCCGCTGGCGGTTTCGCTTTTACAGCGAGTCCCTTTTCCAAACGCCGAAAAGGAACCAAAAGGCTTTGCCCCTCCATTCGGTGCCTCGCCTAGGCTCGGCATGCCCTCACTTCGGCATTGCTCCGGGGGCGGCTACCGCGGCATCCCTGCCGCGGTGCCCCCTGCGCAACGCCTGCGTTCGGCCTCTGGGAAAGGGGCGGCAGATCAAGATCAAAAGTCAAAACAACGGCAACGGCAAGATCAACAGCTTCGCGAGCAGGCTCGCACACATTAGTTGGACTGAGTGCATTCGGGGAAGACTGGTCGGCTGACAGGCCGCCATCGCAGCGATGCGCCGACCCGATAAGCCAACCCCCACAAAAAAATCAGCGCACATCCGCTCTGCTTTTCACCACTCAACAGGCCGAGCGTTAGCTCGCCTGCAGCTTTTGATGTTGACACACCGCGCCCTCGAGAGGCCGAGTGGAGGTTCTGCGCAGTGGGCAACCCGGCATGGATGCCGGGTTAGCCGCGCACGGCCAGGGATGGCCGATCGCGGCGGGCCCACGGAGCAGTACCGGAGCGAGGGCATGCCGAGCCTGGGCGAGGCACCGAACGAAAGGGGCAGAAGCCTTTTGGTTACTTTGGGCTGGGCCGGCATTCCGGCTTTTCCAAAGTGACTCGCTGTAAAAGCGAAACCAATAGAAGCCGTGACCGCAGAAATGGATATGTACACTCCAAAGAAGCCTAGAACGGCACACGACCCAGAATCATGTCGCGGTACATGACGAAATCGCCGAGCAGGCTGTAGAGAGGATGCTGAAAGGTAGCAGGGCGATTTTTTTCGAAGAAGAAATGCCCGACCCAGGCAAAGCTGTAACCGGCCAGCGGCAGGGCCAGCAACATCCACCACGCGCCTTTGCCGATGATCAGCGCCAGCATGAAAATAACCAGCGAGGTGCCGACAAAATGCAATCGTCGGCAAGTGCTGTTGCGGTGTTCGCTGAGGTAATACGGGTAAAACTCAGCGAAGTTGTTGAAGCGTTTGATGTTTTCCACGACTGCGGTCCCTGTGGTTACTGTGCACGCGACAAGTTGTTCTGCGGGTAGCTTATTTGAGTCTAGAGTGATCATTGGTATCAGCCAGTGACAATAGGCGCCACATTAGTATCCTTGGGTATTGGGTCGTGGCATGCGGCCATCACGTAGTAAACGCCATGAGCGAACGAACGACTTCTGCAAGCTGGGCGATGGGGATTGTCAAAGCACTGGAAATGGACGGCCTGGATTGCCGGGTTCTGTTCAAACAGCTAGGGCTCGACTATGCGGCACTGGATGATCCGGATGCGCGCTTCCCGCAAGATTCCATGACGCGGCTTTGGCAGCGCGCGGTTGCGTTGTCCGGTAATCCGGCCATTGGCCTGAACATGGGCAAGGTGGCGCGACCGGCGTCCTTCCATGTCGCCGGTTATGCCTTGATGTCCAGCCAGACCCTGGCCGAAGGCTTTCAGCGACTGGTGCGTTATCAGCGAATCATTGCCGAAAGTGCTGACCTGAGTTTCAGATTATTGGCTGAGGGATATGCGCTGATTCTGACGGTCCACGGCGATCATTTGCCGCCGACTCGACAGAGTGCCGAAGCCTCCATGGCTTGCGCCCTGGCACTCTGCAGCTGGCTGACCGGACGCACGCTGCAGCCGCGCAAGGTCTTGTTGCAAGGCGATAATCCCGTTGATCTTGAACCTTACAAACAAGCCTTCCATGCTCCCTTGTTGTTCAATGCGCCTTATGACGCCCTGATCTTCGAGCGCGCCGACATGGAGGCACCGCTGCCCACCGCCAACGAGGCCATGGCGCGGTTGCACGACCGGTTTGCCGGCGAGTACCTGG
The window above is part of the Pseudomonas sp. B21-048 genome. Proteins encoded here:
- a CDS encoding Mpo1-like protein, with the translated sequence MENIKRFNNFAEFYPYYLSEHRNSTCRRLHFVGTSLVIFMLALIIGKGAWWMLLALPLAGYSFAWVGHFFFEKNRPATFQHPLYSLLGDFVMYRDMILGRVPF
- a CDS encoding AraC family transcriptional regulator; translation: MSERTTSASWAMGIVKALEMDGLDCRVLFKQLGLDYAALDDPDARFPQDSMTRLWQRAVALSGNPAIGLNMGKVARPASFHVAGYALMSSQTLAEGFQRLVRYQRIIAESADLSFRLLAEGYALILTVHGDHLPPTRQSAEASMACALALCSWLTGRTLQPRKVLLQGDNPVDLEPYKQAFHAPLLFNAPYDALIFERADMEAPLPTANEAMARLHDRFAGEYLARFSESRVTHQVRQVLCRLLPQGEPKRDAVAQTLHLSQRTLQRRLQEEGTSFQTLLDDTRRELAEQYLAQPNMTLLEIAYLLGFADPSNFFRAFRRWFDSTPGEYRARMMEAPMPISDARTPGYTEQTP
- a CDS encoding AraC family transcriptional regulator, whose translation is MRPILTLRQYTHDLIVHSHDHAQLVFGLSGALDFEVEGHGSQVVQQSFVVVPSGAHHACDSAHGSRCLVLDVPSDQWVSQSLGDHADASRRLLDNAGRLPLDAGQSQLVSWLAGSQVSDPLIAQQGAVLLLASLNNAKPDTVGGRRLPYAALNAHIDQYAAYPLQVADLARIAGLSSARLHARFVAECGQTPMDYIRSRRLHIAASLLRESALPIGEIACRVGYSSQSAFAAAVLREFGASPGKLRREAGDK
- a CDS encoding UDP-2,3-diacylglucosamine diphosphatase, which gives rise to MTSAELAKPSRKQRVRTLWISDVHLGTRDCQAEHLSQFLKGYHADKIYLVGDIIDGWKLRSGMYWPQAHTNVIRRLLTMSKRGTEVIYVTGNHDEFLRRYSKLMLGNIQLVDEAVHVTADGRHLLVIHGDQFDVITRYHRWLAFLGDSAYEFTLTLNRWLNHWRARYGYGYWSLSAYLKHKVKTAVSFISDFEEAIAHECVKRELHGVVCGHIHHAEIRKVGEVDYLNCGDWVESCTALIEHWDGSIELYRLADAQAREAELKAIKVVEPA